The DNA sequence GAAAACTTGCTTGATTTCTTGTTCATGGCTCTATTCTCTCAAGAGTTAGAGCCTCCTCAAAATCCGGGGCGGTTCACACAGCCAGCCATCATCAGTCTCAGGAGGCCACCTCTGAGAGACACCCTTTGAGGATGTTTCGGCTCGAATAGTTTAGCGCAAAGAACCAGCAGGCGTGAGTTTGCGCTTGATCGGGTTAATCCACCATCTCATGCTCTGAATACAAATACCGGTCAAGCCTGTTCCATAAACCAATGGACACAAGCAATGGTCTGCCTGGAAAATTCGAAGAGCCTGACGCCCACTTTCTCCTGTTCAATCCCAACCACAACCGTCGGCGAGATAAAGATCATAGGGCGGCGACTTTATGGTGTAGTCGAAAGCCGTTTATTGAAGTTGCTGTAACCGCTCAGCCCCAACCTTGGAGAGATATGCAGACCAGAACCGTTAAGTTCTTTGGCCTAGCTCTTTTAGTTTATCTTTCGCTAGGCTTGATCGTTCATTTCACAAGACTCCACTACGGTCGCTGCGACTTTTACAATCGGCCGGAAACGTTGGACGGTGGTGTGAAACTCTTGAACGGAACGTCATACCGATTCCAGATGTGCGGTACTGGCGGAAATGATCAGGACGGAACGGACGATAAAATCGAACTGAAGGTGTTCAACGATCAAGGCACGCTGCTAGCCCGGAGATATTTTTCGGTCAACTGGTATGCAGGCAGAAGCTTCCATCCCCCCTTAGCCTACGAGGACGACTTCGTTCGATATATTGACGTAACTGAAAACTCTAGATTCGAGAAACGCCTGAACATCCCACCAACAAAGTGGGATTGGATTAGAGCCAGATTGTCGTTGTTTTGACCCAAGCTTGGTCACGATTGCCAATCTGGCTGACGTCACTCCGCCTCGGCAATCCACGCCGCCTGGATCGCTTCCAGGATGCGCTCGCCAGAGCGATTGGGATCATCCGCAAACCCATCCAGCTCCATGACCCAGCGATGCAGGTCGGTAAAGCGGATGGTCTTGGGATCGACCTCGGGAAACTTGTCGCAAAGCTCCTCGGCGATCTGCTGGGTATCGGTCCATTTCATGTCGCTCTCCTGCACCGCGCTGGCGGCGTGTTCAGTGGTTTTCGGACGCGTGGTTGATGGTGTACTTGGGAATTTCGACGGTCAGGTCGTCTTCGCCCAGCACCACCTGGCAAGACAGGCGGGACGTCGCTTCCAGGCCCCAGGCCATGTCCAGCAAGTCTTCTTCCTTGTCGGTCGGATCATCAAGGGTCTCGAAGCCTTCGCGAATCACCACGTGGCAGGTGGTGCAGGCGCAGGACTTCTCGCAGGCGTGCTCGATGTCGATGTCGCTGTCCAGCAGCGCATCGCACAGGGTCTTGCCGGCGGGGGCGTCGATCACCGAGCCTTCAGGGCAGAGGACCGGATGAGGGAGGATGACGATCTGGGGCATGGTGGCTCTCGTGTCTTGTCTACAGTGTCTACAGTGTTCAGGTGATGAAATCGCTTAAGCTACTTCATCCAGTTTCTTGCCGGCCAGCGCGGCGTGGACGCTACGGTCCATGCGGCGCGCGGCGAATTCCTCGGTGCCGTGCGCCAGGGCATCCACCGCTGCCTTGATGGCGAGATGGTCACTGCCTTGCGCGGCGGCGGTCACGGCTTCGATCTGGGCTTCGATGGCCACGCGCTCATCTTCTGACAGCAGCGCAGCATCGGCCTGCAGCGCCGAACGGGTGGCCAGGACGATGCGCTCGGCTTCGACCTGCTCTTCGCGCAGGGCGCGACGCTGCATATCTTCATCAGCGGAACTGAAGGATTCTTGCAACATGCGGGCGATCTCATCGTCGCCCAGGCCATACGAGGGTTTCACGGTGATGGAGGCTTCCACGCCGGAAGTCATTTCGCGCGCCGATACCGCCAGCAAGCCATCGGCATCGACCTGGTAGGTCACGCGGATGCGTGCCGCACCGGCTGCCATGGGTGGGATGCCGCGCAGCTCAAAGCGCGCCAGCGAGCGGCAGTCGGCCACCAGTTCGCGCTCGCCCTGCACCACGTGGATCGCCATGGCAGTCTGGCCATCCTTGAAGGTGGTAAATTCCTGGGCGCGGGCGCAAGGGATGGTGGAATTGCGCGGGATGACCTTCTCGGCCAGGCCGCCCATGGTTTCGATGCCCAGCGACAGCGGGATCACGTCCAGCAGCAGCCAGTCGTCGCCGGGGGCACGGTTGCCGGCCAAGAGATTGGCCTGCACCGCGGCACCCAGGGCCACCACCTTGTCGGGGTCGATGTTGGACAGCGGGTTGGTCTTGAAGAACTCGCCCACGGCGCGGCGGATGTGCGGCATCCGGGTGGCGCCGCCGACCAGCACCACGCCATCCACGTCTTCCACCGTCAAGCCGGCGTCGCGCAGGGCCTTGCGCACCGGGGTCATGGTCTTGGCTACCAGGTGCTGGGTGATCTCGTTGAATTGCGCCGCGGTGATGGACAGGTGGACTTGCTCGCCGGACTTGAGCGCCGCATCGATCTGCACTTCGTCCTTGGTGGAGAGCAGTTCCTTGACCTCGCGCGCCTTGACCATCAAGAGCCGCGTGTCTTCGTCCGACAGGGGCTGCAATTGGGCTTGCTGGCTGATCCAGCAGAACAGACGATGATCGAAGTCATCCCCGCCCAGGGCCGAATCGCCACCGGTGGCGAGCACCTCGAAGACGCCGCGCGTGAGCTTGAGGATGGAGATATCGAAGGTGCCGCCGCCCAGGTCGTAGACGGCGAAGATGCCTTCGGAGGCATTGTCCAGACCATAGGCGATGGCTGCGGCGGTCGGTTCGTTCAACAGGCGCAGCACGTTCAGTCCAGCCAGTTGCGCGGCATCCTTGGTGGCTTGGCGCTGGGCATCGTCGAAGTAGGCCGGCACCGTGATGACGGCACCCACCAGGTCGTCGCCCAAGGCGTCTTCGGCGGTCTGGCGCAGCGTGGCCAGGATCTGGGCCGAGACTTCCACCGGGCTCTTGACGCCCGCCACGGTCTTTATCTGCACCATGCCAGGCTGGTCCTGGAAGTCATAGGGCATGTTCTCGGCGTGGGCGATGTCCTTGAGGCCACGGCCCATGAAGCGCTTGACCGAGACGATGGTATTGCGCGGGTCGATGGTCTGCGCGGCCTGGGCCTTGTAGCCGATATTGGCATGGCCATTGGGCAGGTAGCGCACGATGGAAGGCAGCAGTACGCGGCCATCGTCATCGGCCAACACTTCAGGGATGCTGTTGCGCACGGTGGCCACCAGCGAATTGGTGGTGCCCAGGTCGATGCCAACGGCCAGACGGCGCTGGTGCGGCGCGGTGGACATGCCCGGTTCGGAAATCTGCAGTAAAGCCATAGGAGGTGGACGGGTCGTGAAGCGTTATTCAGGTAAGGCCATCCGAATGCCGAGGCCGATGAAGGCGCAACCTGCAAGGCGGTTCAGATGGACGGAAGCGGTGGCGCGGCGGCGGAAGTAGGCGCCGACGCTGCCGGAAAAAAGCGCGATGGCGCTGAAGATGACAAAGGCCTGGACAATGAACAGCAGCGCCAGCACCAGCATCTGCAAGGCTTCATGGCCGGCTTCGCGCCGCACGAACTGCGGCAGGAAGGCGATGAAGAACAGCGTCACCTTGGGATTGAGCATGTTGGCCAGCACGCTTTGCCAGTAGATGCGACGCAGCGG is a window from the Herbaspirillum rubrisubalbicans genome containing:
- the hscA gene encoding Fe-S protein assembly chaperone HscA translates to MALLQISEPGMSTAPHQRRLAVGIDLGTTNSLVATVRNSIPEVLADDDGRVLLPSIVRYLPNGHANIGYKAQAAQTIDPRNTIVSVKRFMGRGLKDIAHAENMPYDFQDQPGMVQIKTVAGVKSPVEVSAQILATLRQTAEDALGDDLVGAVITVPAYFDDAQRQATKDAAQLAGLNVLRLLNEPTAAAIAYGLDNASEGIFAVYDLGGGTFDISILKLTRGVFEVLATGGDSALGGDDFDHRLFCWISQQAQLQPLSDEDTRLLMVKAREVKELLSTKDEVQIDAALKSGEQVHLSITAAQFNEITQHLVAKTMTPVRKALRDAGLTVEDVDGVVLVGGATRMPHIRRAVGEFFKTNPLSNIDPDKVVALGAAVQANLLAGNRAPGDDWLLLDVIPLSLGIETMGGLAEKVIPRNSTIPCARAQEFTTFKDGQTAMAIHVVQGERELVADCRSLARFELRGIPPMAAGAARIRVTYQVDADGLLAVSAREMTSGVEASITVKPSYGLGDDEIARMLQESFSSADEDMQRRALREEQVEAERIVLATRSALQADAALLSEDERVAIEAQIEAVTAAAQGSDHLAIKAAVDALAHGTEEFAARRMDRSVHAALAGKKLDEVA
- the fdx gene encoding ISC system 2Fe-2S type ferredoxin; translation: MPQIVILPHPVLCPEGSVIDAPAGKTLCDALLDSDIDIEHACEKSCACTTCHVVIREGFETLDDPTDKEEDLLDMAWGLEATSRLSCQVVLGEDDLTVEIPKYTINHASENH
- the iscX gene encoding Fe-S cluster assembly protein IscX codes for the protein MKWTDTQQIAEELCDKFPEVDPKTIRFTDLHRWVMELDGFADDPNRSGERILEAIQAAWIAEAE